In the Sarcophilus harrisii chromosome 3, mSarHar1.11, whole genome shotgun sequence genome, one interval contains:
- the LOC100931126 gene encoding olfactory receptor 6T1-like encodes MYPENWTQVTEFVLMGFPGSWTLQLMLFLGLLVTYVVTVMGNLIIIVLSWSDHRLQTQMYFFLRNLSLLELVLVSVVVPKILVSILTRDYSISFAGCITQSYLYFLLGTTDFFLLAVMSLDRYLAICRPLHYETLMNRPICVRLVMASWIAGFLWVLSPTILMANLPFCGPNAIDHFFCDSWPLMRLSCGNTQLLELVAFILSTAVLLGSLAVTSVSYACILATVFQTPTAAERKKAFSTCASHLTVVVIVYGSSIFLYIRTSEAQSMLLNKGVSVLGCIITPLLNPFIFSLRNDKVKQALGDALRWHRNIGARRL; translated from the coding sequence ATGTATCCAGAGAATTGGACCCAGGTAACAGAATTTGTGCTGATGGGTTTCCCTGGTAGCTGGACCCTACAGCTCATGCTGTTTCTGGGACTTCTGGTAACATATGTAGTGACAGTCATGGGAAATTTGATCATCATTGTGCTTAGCTGGTCTGACCACCGACTGCAAACTCAAATGTACTTTTTCCTGAGAAATCTCTCCCTTCTGGAGCTGGTATTGGTCTCTGTTGTTGTCCCTAAGATCCTGGTCAGCATTCTTACCAGGGACTactcaatctcctttgctggctGCATCACACAATCCTACCTCTATTTCCTCCTGGGCACTACTGACTTTTTCCTCTTGGCAGTCATGTCTCTGGATCGCTATCTAGCCATCTGCCGTCCATTGCACTATGAGACCCTAATGAACCGTCCCATCTGTGTCCGGCTAGTAATGGCTTCTTGGATTGCTGGTTTCTTATGGGTGCTCTCTCCTACCATTCTTATGGCTAACTTGCCTTTCTGTGGCCCTAATGCCATTGACCATTTCTTCTGTGATAGCTGGCCACTTATGCGGCTCTCTTGTGGGAATACCCAACTTCTGGAATTAGTGGCCTTTATACTTTCCACAGCTGTTCTTCTGGGTTCCCTGGCAGTGACTTCTGTCTCCTATGCCTGTATCCTTGCTACTGTCTTCCAGACTCCAACAGCTGCAGAAcgaaaaaaagctttttctacctGTGCGTCACATCTTACTGTGGTTGTCATTGTTTATGGCAGCTCCATCTTCCTTTACATCCGCACATCAGAGGCTCAATCTATGCTTCTTAACAAAGGGGTCTCGGTTCTGGGATGCATCATCACCCCACTTCTGAATCCATTCATCTTCAGTCTCCGTAATGATAAGGTAAAGCAGGCCCTAGGAGATGCTTTAAGATGGCACAGGAATATAGGTGCCAGAAGGTTGTAA